The following are from one region of the Halopiger xanaduensis SH-6 genome:
- a CDS encoding DUF4326 domain-containing protein — translation MSNDGVQATLTGDVETKLVNVTRYGRSGVRMIGRSSKYGNPFKMEKDGGEYTRESCVEAFREWWYADEQADLREQAREELRGETLGCYCLGEGDRYDGDEPITAVDGEPAVCHGEVILEYLNGENE, via the coding sequence ATGAGTAACGACGGCGTCCAGGCGACGCTGACCGGCGACGTCGAAACGAAACTCGTCAACGTCACGCGCTACGGCCGCTCGGGCGTCCGCATGATCGGGCGCTCGAGCAAGTACGGCAATCCGTTCAAAATGGAAAAGGACGGCGGCGAGTACACCCGCGAGAGCTGCGTTGAAGCCTTCCGCGAGTGGTGGTACGCCGACGAGCAGGCCGATCTTCGCGAGCAGGCCCGCGAGGAACTCCGCGGGGAGACGCTGGGGTGTTACTGTCTCGGCGAAGGCGATCGGTACGACGGCGACGAACCGATCACCGCCGTCGACGGCGAGCCGGCGGTCTGTCACGGGGAAGTGATTCTCGAATACCTGAACGGTGAGAACGAATGA
- a CDS encoding DUF1643 domain-containing protein, with product MSDTPLRDNRRDAVLSDCGEYRYRLSRTWNASKPTVAFVMLNPSTADDVDDDPTIRRCRGFAEDWGYGSIVVANLFAMRSSEPEALHDHPDPVGPENDDHLRAVCEEAEQVVAAWGAKGSFKDRALEVAALLEDELYALETTKAGHPSHPLYLPSGLEPEPWDSSVLEDGDSE from the coding sequence ATGAGCGACACACCACTCCGAGACAATCGCCGCGACGCCGTCCTGAGCGACTGTGGCGAGTACCGCTACCGACTCTCGAGGACGTGGAACGCTTCGAAGCCGACCGTCGCGTTCGTGATGCTCAATCCAAGCACCGCGGACGACGTCGACGACGATCCAACGATTCGGCGCTGCCGCGGCTTCGCCGAAGACTGGGGATACGGGTCAATCGTGGTCGCAAACCTGTTCGCGATGCGGAGCTCCGAACCCGAGGCGTTGCACGACCATCCCGATCCCGTCGGCCCCGAGAACGACGACCACCTTCGGGCTGTCTGTGAGGAAGCCGAACAGGTCGTCGCCGCGTGGGGTGCTAAGGGATCGTTCAAGGATCGCGCGCTCGAGGTTGCCGCCCTGCTCGAGGATGAGTTGTACGCCCTCGAGACGACCAAGGCCGGCCACCCGTCGCACCCACTGTATCTGCCGAGTGGGTTGGAACCCGAACCGTGGGACAGTAGCGTGCTCGAGGACGGTGATTCGGAATGA